In Bacteroidia bacterium, a single genomic region encodes these proteins:
- a CDS encoding EVE domain-containing protein has protein sequence MNYWLVKSEPYKYSWAQLLADGRTFWDGVRNFQARNYLKSMKVGDKVLFYHSNEGLCIVGVAKVVKEHYPDPTDAEGKWVCVDIEPEFTLNKPVTLAQIKQEPKLSNLLLLKQARLSVMPVTQAEFEHILSMAK, from the coding sequence ATGAACTATTGGTTAGTTAAATCTGAACCTTACAAATATAGCTGGGCGCAGCTTTTAGCGGACGGGCGCACTTTTTGGGATGGGGTACGAAATTTTCAAGCTCGTAACTATCTCAAAAGTATGAAAGTAGGCGACAAAGTTCTATTTTACCACTCTAATGAAGGGCTTTGTATCGTAGGTGTAGCTAAGGTTGTCAAAGAACACTACCCTGACCCTACGGATGCAGAAGGAAAATGGGTTTGTGTAGATATTGAACCTGAATTTACTTTGAATAAACCTGTAACTTTGGCACAAATCAAGCAAGAACCCAAGCTCTCTAACCTGCTTTTACTCAAACAAGCTCGTTTATCCGTTATGCCTGTAACCCAAGCAGAATTTGAACATATACTTTCTATGGCAAAATAA
- a CDS encoding FKBP-type peptidyl-prolyl cis-trans isomerase: MIAKNHVVGLTYTLTCPEEGNQIIDEATEDEPMYFIYGIGALLEKFESNIANLNVGDTFDFILTPEEAYGNYSAEKVIDLPKSMFMFDGMALELEIGTVLPMIDMQGNEQYGEIIDITDETVKIDFNDPLAGLTLHFKGKIIEIRPATPEELEHGHVHGPDGCED, from the coding sequence ATGATAGCTAAAAATCATGTAGTAGGCTTGACCTACACGCTTACCTGCCCTGAAGAGGGTAACCAAATTATAGATGAAGCTACAGAAGATGAACCGATGTACTTTATCTATGGCATAGGCGCATTATTAGAAAAGTTTGAGTCTAATATAGCTAACCTTAACGTAGGAGACACCTTTGATTTCATTTTAACTCCTGAAGAGGCTTACGGCAATTATTCAGCAGAAAAAGTAATAGACTTACCTAAAAGCATGTTTATGTTTGATGGCATGGCATTAGAGCTAGAAATAGGTACAGTATTACCCATGATAGACATGCAAGGAAACGAACAATACGGTGAGATTATAGATATTACAGATGAAACAGTTAAAATAGACTTTAATGACCCTCTTGCAGGACTTACTTTGCATTTCAAAGGTAAAATTATTGAAATTAGACCAGCTACCCCAGAAGAGTTAGAACATGGGCATGTACATGGTCCTGACGGTTGTGAAGATTGA
- a CDS encoding ABC transporter permease has product MADLNRGASKSPSFWQMVWKNFKNNKLSYYALWVLLGLVCMALLADFIAYDKPFYARYKGKGYYPIFLDYAASLGLYHWDSELVNADWKRLSLEKALWTPIPYSPEEQDFRNAQSVSPLAKQDIDKKWMRHWLGTDELGRDVLSGIIHGSRISLKVGLVAVGISMIIGITLGALAGYYGDNHLKISRAYILLLPLNLFFMYFYGYYARSNTLSEAASKGMLLFLFHLLISVLVCVGIGFLFYGISLIIGKIHVYFRQKINVWVDIIISRIIEIISSIPILLLIITICAILKPNVMIVMVIIGLTSWVGIARLTRAEFLKVRNLEYVQAAQAMGFEEWRIILHHALPNAIAPVLVTAAFQIAGAILMESALSFLGIGVPSDVVTWGSLLAVAQSAPSAWWLAVFPGLAIFITVISFNLVGEGLRDALDPKLKAV; this is encoded by the coding sequence ATGGCTGATTTAAATCGGGGGGCTAGTAAAAGTCCAAGTTTTTGGCAAATGGTTTGGAAAAACTTTAAAAATAACAAGCTCTCTTATTATGCACTATGGGTTTTATTAGGTTTAGTATGCATGGCTTTGTTAGCAGATTTTATTGCTTATGACAAGCCTTTTTATGCAAGATACAAAGGTAAAGGATATTACCCTATTTTTTTGGATTATGCAGCTAGTTTAGGTTTATATCATTGGGATAGTGAGTTAGTCAATGCAGACTGGAAGCGCTTATCTTTAGAAAAAGCTTTATGGACGCCCATACCTTATTCGCCTGAAGAGCAAGATTTTAGGAATGCACAATCAGTTAGCCCATTGGCTAAGCAAGATATAGATAAAAAGTGGATGCGGCACTGGTTAGGTACAGATGAATTAGGTAGGGATGTACTAAGCGGAATAATCCATGGCTCAAGAATATCCTTGAAAGTGGGCTTGGTTGCTGTGGGTATCTCTATGATAATTGGAATTACCTTAGGGGCTTTAGCAGGGTACTACGGGGATAATCATCTAAAAATTTCCCGAGCGTATATTTTATTGCTGCCGTTGAACTTATTTTTTATGTACTTCTACGGGTACTATGCAAGGAGCAATACTTTGTCTGAAGCTGCTTCAAAGGGTATGCTTTTGTTTTTATTTCATTTGCTGATTAGTGTTTTGGTTTGTGTAGGGATTGGTTTTTTATTTTATGGTATCTCATTGATAATAGGTAAAATACATGTATATTTTAGGCAAAAGATAAATGTGTGGGTAGATATTATCATTTCAAGAATTATTGAGATTATCTCATCTATTCCGATTTTGCTTTTAATTATCACTATTTGTGCGATATTAAAGCCGAATGTAATGATAGTAATGGTAATTATTGGGCTAACTTCTTGGGTAGGTATTGCAAGATTGACCCGTGCTGAGTTTTTGAAAGTTAGAAATTTAGAGTATGTTCAAGCTGCACAAGCTATGGGGTTTGAAGAGTGGCGCATCATTTTGCATCATGCCTTACCTAATGCCATAGCCCCTGTCTTGGTAACTGCGGCTTTTCAAATAGCAGGGGCTATACTTATGGAATCAGCACTAAGTTTTTTGGGGATAGGCGTACCTTCCGATGTAGTTACTTGGGGATCTTTATTAGCAGTAGCGCAATCTGCGCCTAGTGCTTGGTGGTTAGCGGTATTTCCAGGGTTAGCTATCTTTATTACCGTAATTTCTTTTAACTTAGTAGGTGAAGGATTAAGGGATGCTTTGGATCCAAAGTTAAAAGCAGTATAG
- a CDS encoding histidine phosphatase family protein, giving the protein MEDYFSNFLHLYIIRHAETDLNRFGIIQGGGIDVDINEHGKWQAEQFWQHYKHISFDAVYCSTLKRTHQTVEKFIQKSPWVEYLSELNEISWGYLEGKKPTQKDISIYHNLIAQWQSGNLDAKIEGGESAISVQNRLKKALKKIHYNHAKGNILICTHGRALRILLCTLFNYNIANMDLLFTHQNTCLNHVIFTGSAYIAVRINDVSHLKGCEF; this is encoded by the coding sequence ATGGAAGATTATTTTTCTAATTTTTTGCACCTGTACATTATTCGCCATGCAGAAACAGACCTAAACCGATTCGGAATTATTCAAGGTGGGGGAATTGATGTAGATATCAATGAGCATGGCAAATGGCAAGCAGAGCAGTTTTGGCAACATTACAAGCATATATCTTTTGATGCAGTTTATTGCTCCACACTCAAAAGGACACACCAAACCGTAGAAAAATTTATTCAAAAATCTCCTTGGGTTGAGTATTTAAGTGAGTTAAATGAAATTTCTTGGGGATATTTAGAGGGCAAAAAGCCTACTCAAAAAGATATTTCTATCTATCACAACTTAATAGCTCAATGGCAAAGCGGAAATCTCGATGCTAAAATAGAGGGAGGTGAAAGTGCTATATCGGTTCAAAATAGACTAAAAAAAGCCTTGAAAAAAATTCATTACAATCATGCAAAAGGTAACATTTTAATTTGTACGCATGGGCGAGCACTGCGAATACTACTTTGCACTTTATTTAACTACAATATTGCAAACATGGACTTACTTTTCACTCATCAAAATACTTGTCTTAATCATGTTATTTTTACAGGTAGTGCTTACATTGCAGTGCGAATCAACGACGTAAGTCATCTCAAAGGTTGTGAATTTTAG
- a CDS encoding D-sedoheptulose 7-phosphate isomerase codes for MYVYQQIEEAIRIKKTLLAQSEYIEQVAQVLIQAFKANQKLLIFGNGGSAADAQHWAAEFSGSFYNRKRPALPAIALTTNSSEVTAIGNDFGFEYIFQKPLSALAQKGDVVIGISTSGNSKNVLLAIETAIEKECIVIGFTGKTGGKLKELCHYCFCVDSTDVARIQEAHELIAHLLCARVEQALFGNCT; via the coding sequence ATGTACGTTTATCAACAAATTGAAGAAGCCATACGGATTAAAAAAACTCTTTTAGCACAAAGCGAATATATAGAGCAAGTTGCACAAGTGCTTATACAAGCTTTTAAGGCGAACCAAAAACTCCTTATTTTTGGTAATGGTGGTTCTGCGGCTGATGCACAACACTGGGCTGCTGAATTTTCAGGTTCGTTCTACAATCGTAAAAGACCTGCTTTACCTGCCATAGCACTTACTACTAACTCTTCCGAAGTTACAGCCATTGGCAATGATTTTGGATTTGAATACATTTTTCAAAAACCTTTGTCTGCATTAGCGCAAAAAGGTGATGTAGTGATAGGTATATCCACTTCGGGTAATTCTAAAAATGTACTTTTAGCGATTGAAACAGCTATTGAAAAGGAATGTATTGTTATTGGCTTTACAGGAAAGACAGGAGGTAAGCTCAAAGAGTTGTGCCATTATTGTTTTTGCGTTGATTCGACAGATGTAGCTCGGATTCAGGAAGCACATGAACTTATAGCGCACTTGCTTTGTGCGCGCGTAGAGCAGGCTTTGTTCGGTAATTGCACTTGA
- a CDS encoding DUF4293 domain-containing protein, with product MIQRIQTVWLLLAIALNPLTIFTELWIFEFNTVNSQSTVVFHGQYIKNLNSTLSIFVPAHPIRWIFILSILFCISALVTIFLYKKRQIQKRVAWLSAGIAFLQTSYIFWRVYYTQNQISQFAGVNALQSSNVQIGVIFPILSIAFCLLAAYYIEKDDRLVRDMNSFRLRG from the coding sequence ATGATTCAAAGAATTCAAACTGTGTGGCTACTTTTAGCTATCGCGCTGAACCCATTGACCATATTCACAGAACTGTGGATTTTTGAGTTTAACACGGTTAATAGCCAATCTACAGTTGTATTTCATGGACAGTATATCAAAAATTTGAATAGTACGCTCTCTATTTTTGTACCTGCTCATCCCATTCGTTGGATTTTTATTTTAAGTATCTTGTTCTGTATCAGTGCTTTGGTTACTATTTTTTTATACAAAAAAAGACAAATTCAGAAAAGAGTAGCTTGGCTATCCGCAGGAATTGCTTTTTTACAAACCTCATACATATTTTGGAGAGTATATTATACTCAAAATCAAATTTCCCAATTTGCAGGGGTAAATGCACTGCAAAGTAGCAATGTACAAATAGGCGTTATTTTTCCAATATTGAGCATAGCTTTTTGTCTATTAGCTGCGTATTACATAGAGAAAGATGACCGTTTAGTGCGAGATATGAATTCTTTCCGTTTAAGAGGTTAA
- a CDS encoding 3-hydroxyacyl-CoA dehydrogenase NAD-binding domain-containing protein, with the protein MEIKTIAIIGSGTMGTGIAQVSATHGYRTILFDINDTALKKAKLNIEIALENLAQKQKITVEQKNEALSRIHYTSEFSEIEADLVIEAIVENLSAKQELFSALEERLPSTTIFCSNTSSIPITQIASACKHPERVIGMHFFNPAPVMKLVEVIAGEASDKKLVEVVKKVAESMQKTPILVKDYPGFIVNRVARHFYGESLKILSEQVAEMEQIDELLEATGFKMGAFKLMDLIGVDVNFAVTVSLFNAFYQDARFRPSLIQQKKVEAKFWGRKTGKGFYVYPEQQ; encoded by the coding sequence ATGGAGATTAAGACTATTGCTATCATTGGTTCAGGTACAATGGGAACAGGTATAGCCCAAGTTTCAGCCACACATGGTTACCGTACTATTCTTTTTGACATAAATGATACTGCACTTAAAAAAGCAAAGCTCAATATAGAAATTGCATTAGAAAACTTAGCGCAAAAGCAAAAAATAACCGTAGAGCAAAAAAATGAAGCTTTATCTCGCATACATTATACTTCCGAATTTTCAGAGATTGAAGCAGACTTAGTTATTGAAGCGATTGTGGAGAATTTATCGGCTAAGCAAGAGCTATTTTCTGCCTTGGAAGAGCGTTTGCCGTCCACTACTATTTTTTGTAGTAATACTTCTTCTATTCCAATCACTCAAATTGCTTCGGCTTGCAAGCACCCTGAGCGCGTAATAGGCATGCACTTTTTTAATCCTGCCCCTGTAATGAAATTAGTTGAAGTCATCGCAGGAGAGGCTTCAGACAAAAAACTAGTAGAAGTAGTCAAAAAAGTAGCAGAAAGCATGCAAAAAACCCCTATTTTAGTCAAAGACTATCCAGGTTTTATTGTCAATAGAGTAGCTCGGCACTTTTATGGGGAGAGCTTAAAAATTTTGTCTGAACAAGTGGCTGAAATGGAACAAATTGATGAACTTTTAGAAGCCACGGGGTTCAAAATGGGGGCTTTTAAGCTCATGGATTTAATCGGAGTAGATGTTAATTTTGCGGTAACAGTTTCTTTGTTTAATGCTTTTTATCAAGATGCACGGTTTAGACCTAGCCTTATTCAACAGAAAAAAGTAGAAGCTAAATTTTGGGGTAGAAAAACAGGTAAAGGTTTCTACGTATATCCTGAACAACAATAA